TTAGATGGCAAATAGTCATTCCGGATACAAAAGTGATGTATCTTCAACATCCCAAGAAGTTGGTGTCGAAATTACCTTTTTAAATGGTATAAGAGTTGTGAATCAAAATTTACGAATATCTCTTGAAACGTTGACAATTTGACTTTCACTAACAAGTGTCATTTACTTTATAAACAAAATCTTTCTCACTTAAAGCATGATGAGAGAATATTAAAGAAAACACCTGtgaatacatatgtatatattagCTTCTTATAGTCTTACGAGATGTAACTACATTATAGAGGCTTATGCCTCGGTAGCTGATGGCGTAGCCTTGGCTTCGGCTTCTTCAAGAAGTTTTAGGATTTCTTCTCGTTTTACATTGAGTGCTTGAATCTTGGAACCAATCTTGTCAAGCTTGGCTTTTAGTTTGGCTGGATCATTTTTATCTTCAGGATTCTTTtcctttttttcctttttatcctttttctccttcttatccTTCTTTTTCTTGTCCTTTTCTTCTTCTCCATTTTGGGCGTCCTTGAATTTCTCTTCCTTTTCCTCTGTCTCTCCCATTTTTTAACCCGTTAAATTGGAATTTTCGTAATATTCAATTCCTGAAAGCAAGAACAACGTTGAATGAACttcaacaataaaaagaaaaaaccATGCTTAAAGTTGAATCACTAACCTAGAAATACAAATCTTCAGGGGTGGTGGATAAAAGTGACCTCAAGAACTTCTaaatactaataaaaaaaactttgaactATTATTGGATTGAAACGATGGAATGAAAAGCATACCTCAAAATCTATGGCTTTAGATATTTGAATACCCCACAAATGGTGCATTACCAACTAAACGACTTCTGGTTTAGGAAGCTTTGAATTCATAATCAATAACTTTGAGATTTTGAGTTGATATTCATTGGGTTAAATTAGATTTTTATTTATACCAAACGTTAATCAAGATAAATTAATAAAACAGCGTAGATTTTATTATTCAAATTTAAGAAGTTGTGTTTATAGGCTTCTTTTAAGGGAAAGttgtattaatttatttaaactaATTAGCCGTTAGCCGTGTATTTAATTTTACTAGGGTTGTAAAAGATGTTCCATAGTGGCGTCAAGGTATGGATATGCCATCTCGAAAACCTTCATGCCGATGTTATGTGTAGCGTGTGCCAAGACGCAAAGTCTTTTAAAGGGTACAAGTTTGCT
The genomic region above belongs to Lactuca sativa cultivar Salinas chromosome 4, Lsat_Salinas_v11, whole genome shotgun sequence and contains:
- the LOC111876050 gene encoding protein PXR1, with protein sequence MGETEEKEEKFKDAQNGEEEKDKKKKDKKEKKDKKEKKEKNPEDKNDPAKLKAKLDKIGSKIQALNVKREEILKLLEEAEAKATPSATEA